From one Gossypium hirsutum isolate 1008001.06 chromosome D08, Gossypium_hirsutum_v2.1, whole genome shotgun sequence genomic stretch:
- the LOC107907989 gene encoding uncharacterized protein: protein MLDEIQYAPGLVAQEVSRCKRFNFGLNRDIKLYLVAQSIGVFDELVENARALDETLGQGPVRQASRVEIGMGGHAMLPLREHCNHRHLGECWRVTGACIACGSMEYYIKDCTDRVVMARDQSAAAIVVAIRAPARGRGHAKVMVVEVLVDSSATRSFILRDVAKELGISVETPRLGVTVRSLRSELLSNVFSALGAEKLVRKGYEAYLAYILNTDSSELRLDEIRAVCDFLDIFRKEKPCILLDREVEFGIEFYPGTVPVSIVPYRMAPKELKELKLHLQEFWLLSSFYRGFLCIAAPLTKLLWKNIAFEWTDERQRTFGKLKLFLTEAPILTQPEPGKEYVVFSDASYTGLELAAVVFALQIWHHYLYGERCVIYTDHTSLKYLLTQKELNLRQRHWIELLKDYDCVSEYHPGKEKVVADTLTNSRETTLDLMHRIHQVELGVLRDFRLNANGLKKDVADFVGRCLVSQRVKAEHQRPFGLLQPVNISEWKWSKSQWISFLDYH, encoded by the exons ATGTTAGATGAAAT CCAGTATGCGCCTGGGTTGGTGGCTCAAGAGGTTAGTCGTTGTAAGAGGTTCAACTTTGGACTGAACCGGGATATTAAGTTGTATCTAGTAGCGCAATCTATTGGGGTCTTCGATGAGTTAGTTGAGAATGCTCGAGCTTTAGATGAGACCTTGG GCCAGGGTCCGGTTAGGCAAGCCTCAAGAGTTGAGATTGGCATGGGTGGACATGCTATGTTGCCATTGCGCGAGCATTGTAACCATAGACATCTTGGAGAGTGTTGGAGGGTGACGGGTGCCTGTATTGCTTGTGGATCGATGGAGTACTATATTAAAGATTGTACTGATAGGGTAGTTATGGCTAGAGACCAGTCTGCTGCTGCTATCGTTGTTGCTATACGTGCTCCGGCTCGAGGGAGGGGCCACGCAAAAGTGATGGTGGTAGAAG TTTTAGTAGATTCTAGTGCTACGAGATCGTTTATTCTGAGAGATGTAGCTAAAGAGTTGGGAATTTCTGTAGAGACACCTAGGTTGGGTGTTACTGTGAGGAGTCTG AGGTCTGAGTTGCTCTCCAATGTGTTTTCTGCGCTTGGAGCCGAGAAGCTAGTTCGAAAAGGTTACGAAGCTTATCTAGCTTATATCCTGAATACTGATAGTAGCGAGTTGAGGTTGGATGAGATTCGTGCAGTCTGTGATTTTTTGGATATTTTTCGTAAGGAGAAGCCTTGTATTTTGTTggatagagaagttgagtttggtattgagttctATCCTGGTACAGTTCCAGTCTCAATTGTGCCTTACCGTATGGCACCTAaggagttgaaagagttgaagctCCATTTGCAGGAGTT TTGGTTATTATCGTCATTTTATCGAGGGTTTTTGTGTATTGCTGCTCCATTGACGAAGTTGCTATGGAAGAATATTGctttcgagtggactgatgaaagGCAAAGGACTTTTGGAAAGCTGAAGTTgtttctgactgaagcacctatACTGACACAACCAGAGCCTGGTAAGGAGTATGTTGTTTTCAGTGATGCTTCTTACACGGGATTGG AGTTGGCTGCCGTAGTCTTTGCACTTCAGATTTGGCatcattatctgtatggtgagaggtgtgtGATCTACACCGATCACACGAGTCTTAAGTATCTCCTTACCCAGAAAGAGCTGAACTTGAGACAGAGGCATTGGATTGAGCTGCTGAAGGACTATGATTGTGTGAGTGAGTATCATCCGGGAAAGGAGAAAGTTGTTGCTGATACCTTGA CAAATTCAAGAGAAACAACATTGGATTTGATGCATCGTATCCATCAAGTTGAGTTAGGTGTTCTTAGAGATTTTCGTCTTAATGCTAATG GGTTGAAAAAGGATGTAGCTGATTTTGTTGGTAGATGTTTAGTTTCCCAGagggttaaagctgagcatcaacgTCCGTTTGGGTTACTTCAGCCGGTCAATATTTCAGAGTGGAAATGGAGCAAATCACAATGGATTTCGTTTCTGGATTATCATTGA